The nucleotide window TTGTTCTTGTTGGGAACTCCGGACCCGGACTCAATGCCAGCCGCCTTCTTCAGAAGTACGCTGGCGGGAGGAGTTTTCAGCTCGAAGGTGAAACTTCGGTCCGCATACACGGTGATGATCGCGGGAATGATCATGCCGGGCTGATCCGACGTTTTGGCATTGAACTGCTTGCAAAACTCCATGATATTGACGCCATGCTGCCCCAAAGCCGGTCCCACAGGCGGAGCAGGAGTTGCCTTGCCGGCCGGAAGCTGCAATTTGACCTGTCCTACTACCTTCTTTGCCATAAAACAAAATCCCCTCTCGTAAACAAACCTTACTTCCTGAATTTTATGCGAAATATATGGCCGCCGTTCGCCGCCCTATATTTTTTCAAGCAGAAAATAGTCGGTTTCCACCATGGTCTCGCGCCCGAAGACGCTGACCATAAATTTTACCTTGCCCTTTTCGGGAACGATTTCCGCCACGGGTCCCGCCTGTCCCTCAAAAGGCCCGCTCTTCACCCGCACCGTATCGCCCGGCTTCAGGCTGATT belongs to Synergistaceae bacterium and includes:
- the rplK gene encoding 50S ribosomal protein L11; translation: MAKKVVGQVKLQLPAGKATPAPPVGPALGQHGVNIMEFCKQFNAKTSDQPGMIIPAIITVYADRSFTFELKTPPASVLLKKAAGIESGSGVPNKNKVAKITRAKVKEIAELKRQDLNANDVEAAIRMIEGTARSMGIEVQ